The following coding sequences are from one Eucalyptus grandis isolate ANBG69807.140 chromosome 11, ASM1654582v1, whole genome shotgun sequence window:
- the LOC104426761 gene encoding LOW QUALITY PROTEIN: DExH-box ATP-dependent RNA helicase DExH8 (The sequence of the model RefSeq protein was modified relative to this genomic sequence to represent the inferred CDS: inserted 1 base in 1 codon), translating to MARPSSPTSSGSSSDSSQFPSSSSSSSRFPALPIMAFREKIVEKILENRVTFIVGETGCGKSSQVPQFLLERNIYPVICTQPSRFAVVAMAKIVAKARNCELGEEVGYHVGHLKIISSSSKIAFKTAGVLLDEIRENGLNALDFKAIILDEVHERSVESDLLLIYVKQFLLENNNVRVVLMSATADIAKYRDYFGDIARSERVEVVAISNSNQQTIYKRRVLYLKQVKARLLVQIAALIFQSTRLMVDHLAFLFHMEFQGLSAGAMSGYDGNGSNRPTDEDQGAQALWTAARRLKASQQGIEQNLRLTLDTLVERLGPGENPERADKVALRTNNPRPQLQLSKGVCTEITASAEMVMWTVSKPMAGITTAGDAGEVIDTVEKSIADLSSHLPKGPIIRLVEMIESSIGMKLGFADPHATNKIHFLAVEEQDPKYSLWLRPSNEWVQLKMVTKLLGISSESLSVKYCNGESPSTANADFEPEVQTLIHDLVMHIHENEPDIEKSILIFLPTNRSRGQQWRLLKSSSSSFKVIFHDSIDTQQALWHMKIRKSHRKIILATESSVTIPEVAFIIDSCRTVQVSWDGNRKCEFSGLTWVSKSQAEQRIGRTGRTCDGEIYRLVTRSFFSDLEDYECPTMLRLRLQRQILLICCAELEAINDPRVLLQKALDPPDPDVVQDALDLLVHMGALQTSHRGRLEPTFYGRLLASFSLSFDASLLIIKFGEVGLLHEGILLGVLMDMQPRPIIHFFGEDDLFTKYLDSYLSRDNRKPAFGPLTEDKYHTKHLNQVLQFDDTEKMVLETEEDWCFFHNLSQPSLNHVAEIYEDVLSSLHRFRPNFLGTSEGFPSYYYPCDFQHKCLLECPPNEDEDEDENEDAAGLDDEKLNSSADTRECVAMPFVAPNDFQTKNVAGTLTTVVKEIKAHYVGLAPGDQPESSSRSRFSVKNGRKLCRHFLKGSCNRGSNCSFSHSFQAKKPACKFFTSLKGCRNGDSCFFSHDLGTPFSSVTKPSSCIPENGDADPALLIRLFPFADEGXILILDDTNFHFTSNIARSYDPLRMVATTRLIESSISHPSLTDVKIMWGLHHPYQTIIGKSVESRVLWKSVKCVLWFPDFEICGYGKNLEGQRSFMKNFFEYLAIRLLADALCEMPVILTMNNLRFSNLQVEKLGRSCFFFLTESFPFAEQSFGELVHVIPTQKLMEVSKPISYVFRMYPPADIESDDFQAAIKKCLHDVQ from the exons ATGGCGAGGCCTTCTTCTCCGACGTCGTCGGGTAGCTCCTCGGATTCCTCTCAGTTTCCATCTTCTTCGTCATCCTCCTCCAGGTTCCCTGCCCTCCCCATCATGGCCTTCCGCGAGAAAATCGTTGAGAAGATCCTCGAGAATCGCGTCACCTTCATCGTCGGCGAAACCGGATGCG GGAAGAGCTCTCAAGTACCTCAGTTTCTGCTAGAGAGAAATATCTATCCTGTAATATGCACACAACCTAGCAGATTTGCAGTAGTAGCCATGGCTAAAATTGTTGCAAAAGCCCGTAATTGTGAGTTGGGAGAGGAAGTTGGATATCATGTTGGTCATTTAAAGATTATATCATCCAG CTCAAAGATTGCTTTTAAAACTGCGGGAGTTTTGTTAGATGAAATACGTGAGAATGGTCTGAATGCACTTGATTTCAAGGCTATCATACTAGATGAAGTGCATGAAAGATCTGTAGAGTCTGATCTCCTTCTTATCTACGTGAAGCAGTTTCTCCTAGAGAACAACAACGTCAG GGTGGTATTAATGTCTGCAACAGCCGATATTGCAAAATACAGGGACTACTTTGGAGATATTGCTAGGAGTGAAAGAGTAGAGGTCGTTGCCATTTCTAACTCCAACCAGCAAACCATTTATAAAAGAAGAGTTTTATATCTCAAGCAGGTAAAAGCTCGATTATTAGTCCAGATTGCAGCATTAATTTTCCAGAGTACCCGCTTAATGGTTGATCATTTGGCATTCTTGTTTCACATGGAATTTCAAGGTCTGTCGGC CGGAGCCATGTCTGGTTACGATGGCAATGGAAGCAACCGTCCCACTGATGAAGATCAGGGGGCGCAGGCCTTGTGGACGGCTGCTCGTCGTCTGAAGGCATCTCAACAGGGCATAGAGCAGAATCTTCGATTAACTCTAGACACGTTAGTTGAGCGGCTCGGTCCGGGGGAAAACCCGGAAAGGGCTGACAAAGTAGCGCTGCGGACGAATAATCCTCGTCCGCAGCTTCAGCTGTCCAAAGGAGTCTG TACAGAGATCACGGCTTCAGCTGAGATGGTGATGTGGACTGTGTCGAAGCCTATGGCTGGAATCACCACGGCGGGCGATGCGGGAGAGGTCATTGACACTGTAGAAAAATCCATAGCTGACTTGTCTAGCCAT TTGCCAAAGGGGCCAATTATACGACTTGTTGAGATGATCGAAAGTTCCATCGGCATGAAGCTTGGTTTTGCAGACCCACATGCAACgaacaaaattcattttcttgcaGTTGAGGAACAAGATCCCAAGTATTCTTTGTGGTTAAGGCCGTCAAATGAGTGGGTCCAGTTAAAAATG GTAACCAAATTGCTTGGAATTAGTTCAGAGTCATTGTCGGTGAAATATTGCAATGGGGAAAGCCCTTCAACAGCCAACGCAGATTTTGAACCTGAAGTCCAAACACTCATTCATGATTTGGTAATGCATATACATGAAAATGAGCCAGACATTGAAAAGAGTATATTAATTTTTCTGCCAACAAACCGTTCACGGGGACAGCAATGGCGTCTTTTGAAGTCCTCAAGTTCATCGTTCAAAGTCATTTTCCATGACAGTATAGACACACAACAAGCTTTGTGGCATATGAAGATCCGGAAGTCCCACCGTAAG ATAATATTGGCTACCGAGTCATCAGTGACAATTCCGGAAGTAGCTTTTATAATTGATTCTTGTCGAACAGTACAAGTTTCCTGGGACGGTAACAGGAAATGCGAATTCTCGGGGCTCACGTGGGTGTCCAAATCTCAG GCTGAGCAACGAATAGGAAGAACCGGTCGGACCTGTGATGGAGAGATCTATAGATTGGTAACTCGATCATTTTTCAGTGATCTAGAGGATTACGAGTGTCCAACTATGCTGAGATTACGGCTGCAACGGCAAATACTTCTTATCTGTTGTGCTGAACTGGAGGCCATTAATGATCCCAGAG TGTTGTTGCAGAAGGCTTTAGACCCGCCTGATCCTGATGTTGTTCAGGATGCATTAGATTTGCTAGTTCATATGGGTGCACTCCAGACATCTCATAGAGGGAGGCTTGAGCCAACATTCTATGGACGTCTGCTTGCCAGTTTCTCTCTGTCTTTTGATGCATCTCTGCTCATAATTAAGTTTGGGGAGGTTGGATTGCTGCATGAGGGCATTCTTCTTGGTGTATTGATGGATATGCAACCTCGAcccatcatccatttttttgggGAGGATGACTTG TTCACAAAGTACCTTGACAGCTACCTTAGCAGAGATAATAGAAAACCCGCATTTGGTCCTCTGACGGAG GACAAGTATCACACTAAGCATTTAAATCAAGTTCTACAATTTGATGATACGGAGAAGATGGTGCTAGAGACTGAAGAAGACTGGTGCTTCTTTCATAATCTTAGTCAGCCATCACTTAATCATGTCGCTGAAATAT ATGAAGATGTCCTGAGTTCATTGCATCGATTTCGGCCCAACTTCCTTGGTACATCTGAAGGTTTTCCTTCTTATTACTATCCTTGTGACTTCCAACACAAATGCCTCCTTGAGTGTCCGccaaatgaagatgaagatgaagatgaaaatgaagatgcaGCTGGCCTAGATGACGAAAAACTTAATTCTTCTGCCGACACCAGGGAATGTGTTGCTATGCCATTTGTTGCACCAAATGACTTCCAAACAAAAAATGTGGCTGGCACATTGACAACTGTTGTTAAAGAG ataaaagcTCACTACGTTGGATTGGCACCCGGTGATCAGCCCGAGAGTTCTTCTAGGAGTCGTTTCTCTGTTAAGAATGGCCGTAAATTATGTAGACATTTTCTAAAAGGATCTTGCAACAGGGGCAGTAATTGCTCGTTTTCTCATTCATTCCAAGCAAAAAAACCTGCGTGCAAATTCTTCACCTCTTTAAAG GGTTGTCGAAATGGTGATTCATGTTTCTTCTCTCATGATCTGGGCACACCATTTTCATCAGTCACTAAGCCAAGTTCATGCATCCCAGAAAATGGCGATGCTGACCCGGCACTACTTATTCGGTTATTTCCTTTTGCTGATGAGG ATATTCTTATCTTGGATGACACCAACTTCCATTTTACCTCCAACATTGCCCGGAGTTATGATCCCTTAAGAATGGTTGCCACCACACGTCTTATAGAGTCCTCCATATCCCACCCGTCATTGACTGATGTCAAGATTATGTGGGGACTCCATCACCCATACCAAACCATCATAGGGAAATCTGTGGAGAGTCGAGTTCTGTGGAAGTCAGTGAAATGCGTCTTGTGGTTTCCTGATTTTGAAATTTGCGGATATGGGAAAAATTTGGAGGGACAGAgaagtttcatgaagaatttcTTCGAGTATCTGGCAATTCGACTACTTGCTGATGCTTTATGTGAAATGCCGGTCATTCTTACCATGAACAACCTTAGGTTCTCAAACCTGCAG GTGGAGAAGCTGGGAAGgagctgcttcttcttcctcaccgAGTCATTTCCTTTCGCCGAGCAGAGCTTTGGGGAATTGGTGCATGTTATTCCCACCCAGAAACTGATGGAGGTATCCAAGCCCATCTCGTATGTTTTTCGCATGTACCCTCCCGCAGACATTGAGTCCGATGATTTCCAAGCCGCGATTAAAAAATGTCTGCATGATGTTCAGTGA